From Dreissena polymorpha isolate Duluth1 chromosome 15, UMN_Dpol_1.0, whole genome shotgun sequence, a single genomic window includes:
- the LOC127859750 gene encoding uncharacterized protein LOC127859750, with amino-acid sequence MYIQKLKGEISNSDTYAEVTDDKTKSVQNKVKKVVDNLYKRGSIDSDLRQYLTGNDGTSGKLQGNPKLHKPGMPLRTIVNGRSHPTEKMAEIVEGQLRSHVTSLPSFVRDTMDFLNKIQKLKQPLPEGTLIFCLDVKALYPSVPRDEARAAAIDALNRRTDPEIPTEDVIVMMDTVLENNTFSFNDEHFIHTEGTAIGSRLGLNYASTYMGAWEEELFRRSEKQPLAYFRFVDDVWGLWTHGIGALKTFHTQGNGINPRIKLELRYSLEKLEFLDTVTSIRNGRLQTDLYTKPTDKHLYLHRDSSNPESTKKAIPYGLGVRAKRICSEEVAYRKHRQASLLNAANGGSGNTFFI; translated from the exons atgtacatacaaaaatTAAAAGGTGAAATTTCCAATAGCGACACATATGCGGAAGTTACCGACGACAAAACAAAATCAGTGCAAAACAAGGTAAAAAAGGTGGTAGACAACCTGTACAAAAGAGGTTCCATAGACAGTGATCTCCGACAATACTTGACAGGTAACGATGGCACTTCCGGTAAGCTTCAAGGGAACCCGAAGTTACATAAGCCAGGAATGCCGTTACGCACCATTGTGAATGGTAGAAGCCACCCGACAGAGAAAATGGCGGAAATTGTTGAGGGCCAGTTGCGAAGccatgtgacgtcacttccgtcgttTGTAAGAGACACTATGGActtcttaaacaaaatacaaaaattaaaacaacctcTTCCGGAAGGTACGCTAATATTCTGTTTAGATGTGAAGGCCCTGTATCCAAGTGTCCCGAGAGATGAGGCCCGTGCTGCTGCTATAGACGCTTTAAACAGGCGAACGGACCCGGAAATTCCTACAGAGGACGTCATCGTGATGATGGACACTGTGTTGGAAAACAACACCTTCTCATTCAACGACGAACATTTTATACATACAGAAGGGACGGCTATTGGCTCACGCCTCGGGCTGAACTATGCATCAACCTACATGGGTGCTTGGGAAGAGGAACTGTTCCGGCGGTCAGAAAAGCAACCACTCGCATACTTCCGGTTTGTGGATGATGTGTGGGGCTTATGGACGCATGGTATCGGGgcacttaaaactttccacacacaAGGAAATGGAATCAACCCTCGCATTAAACTCGAGCTCCGCTATTCTTTAGAAAAACTAGAGTTCCTGGACACGGTGACATCAATACGGAACGGGCGCCTTCAAACCGACCTATATACTAAGCCTACCGATAAACACCTGTACCTACACAGGGATTCTTCGAACCCGGAGTCTACAAAAAAAGCTATACCGTATGGTCTGGGTGTGCGTGCGAAAAGAATCTGTTCAGAGGAGGTTGCCtaccggaagcacagacaggcg tctcttctgaatgctgctaacgggggttcaggAAATACGTTTTTCATATGA